A genomic window from Daphnia carinata strain CSIRO-1 chromosome 9, CSIRO_AGI_Dcar_HiC_V3, whole genome shotgun sequence includes:
- the LOC130697306 gene encoding phospholipid-transporting ATPase ABCA3-like, translated as MKRALLNFPSIPCDLLDSNKKEDFVPILQESIPVNIVPNGRTPPIYVIGENGKTTTKISPHPHIPPSKGPLKSRLSCDFMDTGILPNASPLPPHGSSTVSGNSGHYAGVEETSGWSRFKLLLWKNWVVQKRHKIQTLVEIALPVFFASLLVIIRDLAPADVFQNATVYPAYRLSQNLPDIPSGSIANMPLPTVGSKINLDNISALETLSSPSSIMMSTFSFDPSLNFDPFGLLPPRKWPVAWAPNNTVVRNVMERLARRSNLRVSNYGFATEEEMEAFIMKNYNAGLGVKSSVDFLGGIVFTNSFPKDDTFPKDIQFKIRMKGSPRVMNNDRSPWSPVETWMTDYQFPIFQLPGPRFKNRTEGGNPGYYKEGFLTLQDGVSRVLIEMLSGKSTNDIDIEMRRFPYPTYADDKFLVALQGWLPLIIMLSFIYPALNIVKSIVHEKERRLKESMKMMGLPNWLHWTAWFVKSLAFILITIILITALLKARWYGGSTLAVLEKSDGTLFFFFLLVFAITSISFCFLMTVFFSKANSAATGAGIIWFVTYSPFFFLQLRYATLTRTDKLISCLFSNTAMAFASQLMSMFEGSSEGIQWQNINRGVSPDDDFTFGDVLVMLAIDAVIYLLLALYIEAVFPGEFGVPQPWYFPFTRDYWCGSSVAAQDITLTGAERTARNAEYIEEEPIGLRAGIQIKGLAKEYHKGKLAVNNIHLNMYESQITALLGHNGAGKSTTMSMLTGLFPPTTGTALVNGFDIRKDIQSVRGSLGLCPQHDILFDELTVEEHLDFFCKLKGYPSHLVRAETDRMVKALQLENKRRAMSSTLSGGMKRKLSVGIALCGESKVVMLDEPTSGMDPSARRSTWDLLQSEKVGRTILLTTHFMEEADLLGDRIAIMASGQIQCCGSSLFLKKKYGAGYHLVIVKESCCEVQRITELIRKSIPEVSINQNVGAELTYLLPSDKSHLFQQIFEELEQNRRALGISSYGASVTTMEEVFIRVGEINAGHHEIERQNTNREDTLVNLNSASSTQSLLQEGANGDLRNKGFNLFLQQFRAMLNKKLLYTVRNWLLFTAQLLIPVAFLAISLVVVQTVPGVTNSKSLSIRLENYLSTNTLVELATPDNILARNLTEIYADQFDTSGHNKYERVDLLNQSMLEYYTERASNDLPGVNLHLLTGVTFRTLPTRRRQTEKVLATAWFNNQPYHVPPLTLNLIHNALLVHRTGDSEYRLTVTNHPLPFDDFSKLNNDASSSSLGFQVGFNISFGMAFLAASFVIFLVKERVTKAKHLQFVSGVHFVTFWLANMTWDFINFLVPCAGILITFLCFNEDGFISFEQQGRFVLVFVLYGWAMLPLMYLLSFLFSIPATGFTRTTMFNIFTGMATLITVVILQIPELQLVEVAGVLDWIFMTLPNYSLGMAFNNLYTNSRAVEYCTRPIVVFACKTGLRPNPCCKNTGNCGSSACIQYNEDPLGWEGLGIGRMITFLAVDGLLFVVVLILIELRLWQRFCDFCCTLYPAPSDELGLANPEHGVVVPAEDDDVARERELIQSKPVTVLQKENNLVIKDLVKFYDQGFRAVDRLCLGVRRGECFGLLGINGAGKTTTFKMLTGDIGVSNGDAYLDGFSVCKNMKAVQRRLGYCPQFDATIDEMTGRETLRMFANLRGVPERSIDAVIEDLTDKLLLREHIDKQVKELSGGNKRKLSTAVALIGDPPIVFLDEPTTGMDPVARRQLWDTIARVRDSGQAIVLTSHSMEECEALCTRIAIMVNGQFKCLGSSQHLKSKFGQGYTLIAKVRASPETTLPNGASSTHSSIDQEDSSRGGGGSIRFRSGSAKTINSNIVSAQNPLRAIPDMGPIMDFIQTSFPGAQLKDYHQGLVHYHLPEAGQSWARIFGLMESAKNKYQIEDYSVGQTTLEQVFLNFAKSQVGEDVNGRGRTHMNVINNLIHSFCSCSKMCSWECAVDFD; from the exons ATGAAACGAGCCCTCCTGAACTTTCCGTCCATTCCATGCGACTTGCTGGACTCCAACAAGAAAGAGGATTTTGTGCCGATCCTCCAAGAAAGTATTCCCGTCAACATTGTACCTAACGGACGCACGCCGCCTATCTACGTGATAGGAGAAAATGGCAAGACTACCACCAAAATTAGCCCTCATCCTCACATACCACCGTCTAAGGG GCCCTTGAAATCGAGACTGTCTTGCGACTTCATGGACACGGGGATTTTGCCGAACGCCTCTCCACTACCACCTCACGGGTCATCGACAGTCAGTGGAAACAGCGGCCATTATGCCGGCGTTGAAGAGACCAGCGGTTGGAGTCGGTTTAAGCTACTTTTGTGGAAGAACTGGGTGGTCCAGAAGCGACACAAGATCCAAACACTAGTTGAGATTGCCTTACCCGTTTTCTTCGCCTCATTGCTGGTCATCATTCGTGATTTGGCTCCGGCCGATGTCTTCCAAAATGCTACCGTCTACCCGGCCTACCGTCTGAGTCAGAATCTACCAGATATACCATCAGGCTCGATTGCCAACATGCCGTTGCCGACTGTTGGATCGAAG ATAAACTTGGACAACATATCTGCTTTGGAAACACTGAGTTCCCCTTCGTCAATCATGATGTCGACTTTCAGCTTCGATCCGTCATTGAACTTTGATCCGTTTGGCTTGCTACCACCACGCAAATGGCCCGTCGCTTGGGCGCCCAACAACACAGTCGTTCGCAACGTTATGGAAAGACTGGCCAGGCGATCCAATCTGCGCGTCAGTAATTACGGATTCGctacagaagaagaaatggaagccTTTATCATGAAAAACTATAATGCTGGTTTGGGAGTCAAATCTTCTGTTGATTTCCTTGGAGGAATAGTGTTCACCAATTCTTTCCCCAAGGATGATACTTTCCCTAAAGACATCCAG TTCAAAATTCGAATGAAAGGCTCTCCACGAGTAATGAACAACGACCGCAGCCCGTGGTCACCAGTTGAAACTTGGATGACCGACTACCAGTTCCCGATTTTTCAATTACCTGGACCTAGATTCAAAAATCGTACTGAAGGAGGCAATCCCGGTTACTACAAAGAGGGCTTCCTGACGTTGCAAGATGGTGTCAGTCGTGTCCTCATTGAAATGCTTTCCGGTAAAAGTACCAATGACATTGACATTGAAATGAGGCGATTCCCTTATCCAACTTACGCCGATGACAAGTTTCTGGTGGCCCTTCAAGGATGGCTTCCACTAATCATTATGCTCAGCTTCATTTATCCGGCACTTAATATTGTCAAGAGTATTGTCCATGAAAAGGAAAGACGGCTCAAG GAATCGATGAAAATGATGGGGCTTCCCAACTGGTTGCATTGGACAGCCTGGTTTGTCAAATCTTTAGCCTTTATCCTCATTACCATCATTCTGATTACTGCCCTGTTAAAG GCTCGCTGGTATGGAGGGTCAACACTCGCAGTCCTGGAGAAATCGGACGGAACcctgttcttctttttcctgctCGTCTTCGCCATCACAAGCATTTCGTTTTGCTTCCTTATGACCGTCTTCTTCTCTAAAG CAAATTCGGCCGCAACTGGAGCCGGTATCATCTGGTTCGTCACATActctcccttcttcttcctgcAATTGCGCTACGCCACACTGACTCGTACCGACAAATTGATTTCCTGTCTGTTTTCGAACACGGCAATGGCCTTCGCCTCACAACTCATGTCCATGTTCGAAGGCTCTA GCGAAGGCATCCAATGGCAGAATATAAACAGAGGCGTTTCGCCTGACGACGACTTCACGTTCGGTGATGTCCTCGTCATGCTCGCCATCGACGCGGTTATCTATCTTCTTTTGGCGCTATACATAGAAGCCGTGTTTCCCGGTGAATTTGGTGTCCCTCAACCTTGGTACTTCCCATTCACG CGGGATTATTGGTGCGGTAGTTCCGTAGCCGCTCAGGATATTACACTTACCGGTGCTGAGCGAACGGCCCGTAACGCCGAGTACATTGAAGAGGAACCGATCGGACTTCGTGCTGGCATCCAAATCAAAGGACTCGCAAAAGAATATCATAAAGGAAAATTGGCTGTCAATAACATTCACCTAAATATGTATGAAAGCCAAATCACTGCTCTTCTCGGTCACAATGGCGCCGGCAAATCTACGACAATGTCGATGCTGACGGGCCTTTTCCCGCCCACCACAGGAACGGCTCTCGTCAACGGCTTTGACATTCGCAAAGACATTCAAA GCGTTCGAGGCAGCCTTGGCTTGTGTCCGCAACATGACATCCTCTTTGACGAACTGACGGTCGAAGAACATTTGGACTTTTTCTGTAAACTGAAAGGCTATCCGTCTCACCTAGTCAGGGCCGAGACTGATCGCATGGTGAAAGCTTTGcaattagaaaacaaacgCCGGGCCATGTCCTCTACCCTTTCTGGTGGCATGAAACGGAAGCTTTCCGTTGGCATTGCCCTTTGCGGCGAATCCAAG GTTGTCATGTTAGATGAGCCGACTTCCGGTATGGACCCATCCGCACGTCGGTCAACGTGGGATCTATTACAATCGGAAAAGGTAGGCAGGACCATCCTGCTTACTACTCATTTTATGGAAGAAGCTGACCTGTTGGGAGATCGGATAGCTATCATGGCTAGCGGACAGATCCAATGTTGTG GTTCATCCTTGTTTCTCAAGAAGAAATATGGTGCCGGTTACCATTTGGTGATTGTCAAAGAAAGCTGCTGCGAAGTCCAACGCATCACGGAACTTATCCGTAAATCTATTCCCGAAGTCTCCATCAATCAGAACGTCGGCGCGGAATTGACCTACCTACTACCCAGCGACAAGTCACATCTATTCCAGCAAATATTCGAAGAGTTAGAACAAAACCGGCGAGCTTTAGGCATCTCCAGCTATGGCGCTTCTGTCACCACCATGGAAGAGGTATTCATCCGTGTGGGTGAAATCAACGCTGGACACCATGAAATCGAAAGACAAAATACCAATCGCGAAGATACGTTAGTCAACCTCAACTCGGCCTCGTCGACACAAAGTCTACTGCAAGAGGGTGCCAACGGCGATCTTCGTAACAAGGGCTTCAATTTGTTCTTGCAGCAATTTAGAGCCATGCTAAATAAGAAATTGCTGTACACCGTTCGAAATTGGCTACTTTTCACGGCGCAGCTTTTGATACCCGTGGCCTTCCTTGCCATTAGTTTGGTTGTGGTACAAACAGTTCCAGGCGTCACCAACTCCAAGTCCCTGTCCATCCGCTTAGAGAACTACTTGTCGACCAATACCCTGGTAGAGTTGGCCACGCCTGATAATATCCTCGCTCGTAACTTGACGGAAATTTACGCCGACCAGTTTGATACCTCGGGCCACAATAAATACGAGCGTGTTGATCTGCTTAACCAGAGCATGCTAGAGTATTATACGGAGCGAGCAAGCAATGACCTACCGGGCGTCAATCTCCATTTGTTGACGGGCGTGACCTTCCGCACACTCCCGACACGCAGGAGACAAACGGAGAAAGTGTTGGCCACCGCCTGGTTTAATAATCAGCCGTACCACGTGCCGCCACTTACTCTCAATCTCATACACAATGCCTTACTAGTTCATCGCACCGGCGATTCCGAGTACCGTTTGACTGTTACTAATCATCCGCTTCCGTTCGACGACTTCAGCAAACTTAACAACGACGCTTCCAGCAGTTCACTTGGTTTCCAGGTTGGATTCAACATTTCCTTTGGAATGGCATTCCTCGCCGCCAGCTTCGTCATTTTTCTAG TGAAGGAACGTGTAACGAAAGCAAAACACCTCCAATTCGTGTCCGGCGTTCATTTTGTGACTTTTTGGCTGGCCAACATGACTTGGGATTTCATCAACTTCTTGGTGCCTTGCGCCGGCATCCTCATCACCTTTTTATGCTTCAACGAAGATGGTTTCATCTCGTTCGAACAGCAAGGTCGCTTCGTATTGGTTTTCGTCCTCTATGGATGGGCCATGCTTCCGTTGATGTACCTCCTCTCTTTTCTGTTCTCAATCCCGGCCACCGGATTCACCCGCACCACCATGTTCAACATCTTTACTG GTATGGCCACGCTAATCACGGTAGTGATCTTGCAAATCCCGGAGTTGCAACTGGTTGAAGTTGCCGGTGTCTTAGATTGGATTTTCATGACACTACCTAACTACAGCCTTGGCATGGCATTCAACAATCTATACACTAATTCGCGGGCTGTTGAATACTGCACACGGCCAATCGTTGTCTTCGCTTGCAAAACCGGTCTCCGACCTAATCCTTGCTGCAAAA ATACTGGAAATTGCGGCTCGTCGGCTTGCATACAATACAACGAGGATCCTCTAGGCTGGGAAGGCCTGGGAATAGGACGCATGATAACTTTCCTTGCAGTGGATGGTCTCCTATTTGTAGTTGTCCTAATACTGATCGAACTCCGCTTGTGGCAGAGATTTTGCGATTTCTGTTGCACGCTCTATCCGGCTCCTAGCGATGAACTTG GCTTAGCCAATCCCGAGCATGGAGTAGTTGTTCCTGCCGAAGACGATGATGTGGCACGAGAGCGTGAGCTGATTCAAAGCAAACCTGTTACCGTTTTGCAGAAGGAAAACAATCTTGTTATCAA GGATTTGGTCAAATTTTATGACCAAGGATTTCGAGCAGTGGATCGTTTATGCTTGGGTGTTCGACGAGGCGAATGCTTTGGATTGCTTGGCATTAACGGCGCCGGAAAAACAACTACCTTCAAAATGTTGACGGGTGACATAGGTGTATCGAACGGTGATGCCTATCTTGATGGATTCAGCGTTTGCAAGAACATGAAAGCg GTTCAGCGCCGTTTAGGTTACTGTCCTCAATTCGATGCCACTATTGACGAAATGACTGGCAGAGAAACGCTACGGATGTTTGCCAACCTAAGAGGTGTCCCCGAGCGCAGTATTGACGCTGTAATTGAAGATCTAACTGACAAACTTCTTCTTCGTGAACATATTGATAAACAAGTCAAAGAATTGAG CGGTGGCAACAAACGCAAATTGAGTACTGCCGTTGCTCTCATTGGCGACCCGCCAATTGTTTTCTTAGACGAGCCTACCACTGGCATGGATCCAGTAGCGAGAAGACAGCTGTGGGACACGATTGCCCGGGTCCGAGACAGCGGACAAGCCATCGTTTTGACGTCACACAG TATGGAAGAATGTGAAGCCTTGTGCACTAGGATCGCTATTATGGTGAATGGCCAGTTCAAGTGTCTCGGTTCTTCTCAACATTTGAAGAGCAAATTTGGCCAGGGCTATACGCTCATTGCAAAGGTGCGCGCGTCACCTGAAACCACGCTTCCCAACGGTGCCTCTTCAACACATTCATCGATAGACCAAGAAGATTCCAGtcgaggaggaggaggatctATTCGTTTTCGATCTGGGAGCGCAAAGACGATCAACAGTAATATCGTTTCTGCCCAAAATCCTTTACGGGCTATACCTGATATGGGACCCATCATGGATTTCATTCAGACTAGTTTTCCTG GTGCCCAACTTAAAGATTATCACCAAGGGCTGGTACATTATCATTTACCCGAAGCAGGCCAGTCTTGGGCTCGTATTTTCGGTCTGATGGAGAGcgccaaaaataaatatcaaatTGAGGATTACTCTGTCGGCCAAACCACTCTTGAACAA gtctttttaaattttgctaAAAGTCAAGTGGGGGAGGACGTGAATGGTCGCGGTCGAACCCATATGAACGTCATTAACAACCTTATACATAGCTTTTGCTCCTGCTCGAAGATGTGTTCGTGGGAGTGTGCTGTTGATTTTGACTGA
- the LOC130697305 gene encoding DNA excision repair protein ERCC-1-like isoform X2 — translation MEPGFAGAFERLKKSEFYESEPSISTEVNEKIINKQVVSYKAGSVVVNQRQRGNPVLKSIRNVPWEYGELVPDFVMGHTCCALFLSLQYHNLNPQYIHERLKDLGKQYELRILLVQVDIKDPYIPIKELTKICLLADLTLLLAWDAQEAGKIIETYKVFEHKPPDLIMGKQENNNVLAGIADALTSIKSVNRTDAMTLISNFQTLRNIYEASEEDLSLNPGFGPQKARRLFRVLHDKFVR, via the exons ATGGAGCCAGGTTTTGCTG gagCATTTGAGAGGCTAAAAAAGTCCGAATTTTATGAATCTGAACCTTCAATTTCGACCGAagtcaatgaaaaaattatCAACAAACAGGTCGTTTCTTATAAAGCAGGTTCAGTTGTAGTAAACCAAAGACAG aGAGGAAATCCTGTATTGAAATCCATTAGAAATGTTCCATGGGAATACGGTGAACTTGTCCCAGATTTTGTCATGGGCCATACTTGTTGTGCATTATTCTTAAGTTTGCAATATCACAATTTAAACCCTCAG TATATCCATGAGCGCCTCAAAGACCTTGGAAAGCAGTATGAACTACGAATACTTCTAGTACAA GTTGATATCAAGGATCCATATATTCCTATAAAAGAATTgacaaaaatttgtttgttggcAGATTTAACCTTACTTCTTGCGTGGGATGCGCAAGAAGCTGGAAAAATAATTGAGACCTACAAAGTGTTTGAGCACAAGCCTCCTGATTTGATTATGGGGAAACAAGAGAATAATAATGTGCTAGCCGGG ATTGCAGATGCATTAACTTCGATCAAGTCGGTTAATCGCACCGATGCAATGACGCTGATATCTAATTTTCAAACTCTTCGGAATATTTATGAAGCAAGTGAAGAAGACCTAAGTTTGAATCCTGGCTTTGGACCTCAGAAAGCCAGACGCTTGTTTCGAGTGCTTCATGATAAATTTGTTAGATAG
- the LOC130697305 gene encoding DNA excision repair protein ERCC-1-like isoform X1, producing the protein MEPGFAGAFERLKKSEFYESEPSISTEVNEKIINKQVVSYKAGSVVVNQRQRGNPVLKSIRNVPWEYGELVPDFVMGHTCCALFLSLQYHNLNPQYIHERLKDLGKQYELRILLVQVCHLLLVDIKDPYIPIKELTKICLLADLTLLLAWDAQEAGKIIETYKVFEHKPPDLIMGKQENNNVLAGIADALTSIKSVNRTDAMTLISNFQTLRNIYEASEEDLSLNPGFGPQKARRLFRVLHDKFVR; encoded by the exons ATGGAGCCAGGTTTTGCTG gagCATTTGAGAGGCTAAAAAAGTCCGAATTTTATGAATCTGAACCTTCAATTTCGACCGAagtcaatgaaaaaattatCAACAAACAGGTCGTTTCTTATAAAGCAGGTTCAGTTGTAGTAAACCAAAGACAG aGAGGAAATCCTGTATTGAAATCCATTAGAAATGTTCCATGGGAATACGGTGAACTTGTCCCAGATTTTGTCATGGGCCATACTTGTTGTGCATTATTCTTAAGTTTGCAATATCACAATTTAAACCCTCAG TATATCCATGAGCGCCTCAAAGACCTTGGAAAGCAGTATGAACTACGAATACTTCTAGTACAAGTGTGTCACTTACTTCTA GTTGATATCAAGGATCCATATATTCCTATAAAAGAATTgacaaaaatttgtttgttggcAGATTTAACCTTACTTCTTGCGTGGGATGCGCAAGAAGCTGGAAAAATAATTGAGACCTACAAAGTGTTTGAGCACAAGCCTCCTGATTTGATTATGGGGAAACAAGAGAATAATAATGTGCTAGCCGGG ATTGCAGATGCATTAACTTCGATCAAGTCGGTTAATCGCACCGATGCAATGACGCTGATATCTAATTTTCAAACTCTTCGGAATATTTATGAAGCAAGTGAAGAAGACCTAAGTTTGAATCCTGGCTTTGGACCTCAGAAAGCCAGACGCTTGTTTCGAGTGCTTCATGATAAATTTGTTAGATAG